In one Rutidosis leptorrhynchoides isolate AG116_Rl617_1_P2 chromosome 8, CSIRO_AGI_Rlap_v1, whole genome shotgun sequence genomic region, the following are encoded:
- the LOC139863970 gene encoding uncharacterized protein: MKFLSLNIRGFGVGKDSKHGWLKSICRVEKPNFVVLQETKLHTVDLQPVHVLWGNQNYNFIPKEMVGKSGGQLIIWDTTAFDVTNSFISDFSIGIQGVWKSFGMEFNVVNVYGPHEDQNKHKFWDQLQNKILINTTKAWVVCGVSMSCLSVVSLDRDNLDHCPIILKDDDRNFGPKPLEVYDEWINIDGVDQVIKEVWDEDVGGGTRKDCRLRYKLKITQIALRSKSSQKFGDSEGKIELFKFVANILEIIVEKGLISEERKQWLKARKEWVQREKIKVSMLRQKVRVRWIFEGDGNTRGLTINGIWCENPLDNKEAAYNHFKSRFEDHTVSRPSLMDLSYPNLSIDEANSLEAPISEVEIVEAIHDCGSSKAPGPDEFNLRFFKNFWDIIKVDVINAITWFWENGEILKGCNASFVTLIPKKNYPITLSDYCLTSLIGGFYKIAATVLSNRLRKVIPRLVGSE, encoded by the exons ATGAAATTCCTTTCACTTAATATTAGGGGGTTCGGGGTTGGAAAAGATAGTAAACATGGGTGGTTAAAAAGTATATGTCGAGTTGAAAAACCAAATTTTGTCGTTCTTCAAGAGACTAAATTGCACACTGTCGATTTACAGCCGGTTCATGTTTTATGGGGTAaccaaaattataattttattccaAAAGAGATGGTCGGAAAATCCGGGGGTCAATTGATAATTTGGGATACAACTGCCTTTGATGTTACTAATTCATTCATATCCGATTTTTCCATTGGTATTCAAGGTGTTTGGAAAAGTTTCGGAATGGAGTTTAATGTGGTTAACGTGTATGGACCTCATGAAGATCAAAATAAACATAAGTTTTGGGATCAGTTACAAAATAAAATCTTAATTAATACCACTAAAGCTTGGGTGGTTTGTGGGGTTTCAATGAG TTGTCTTTCGGTGGTGTCGCTTGATCGTGATAATTTGGATCATTGTCCTATTATTTTGAAAGATGATGATAGGAATTTTGGTCCAAAACCTTTAGAGGTCTACGATGAATGGATTAATATTGATGGGGTTGATCAGGTCATTAAAGAGGTATGGGATGAAGATGTTGGTGGTGGTACTCGGAAGGATTGTCgattaagatataaattgaaaataacACAAATTGCATTAAGGTCAAAAAGTTCTCAAAAGTTTGGTGATTCAGAGGGGAAAATTGAATTGTTCAAATTCGTGGCTAACATTCTTGAAATTATAGTCGAAAAGGGTCTTATTAGTGAAGAAAGGAAGCAATGGCTAAAGGCTAGAAAAGAATGGGTTCAAAGAGAAAAGATCAAAGTGAGCATGTTAAGACAAAAAGTCCGTGTTCGATGGATTTTTGAAGGAGATGGGAACACTAG AGGATTGACCATCAACGGGATTTGGTGTGAAAATCCACTTGATAATAAGGAGGCGGCTTACAATCATTTTAAGAGTCGTTTTGAGGATCATACGGTTTCAAGGCCTAGCCTTATGGATCTTAGTTATCCTAATTTGTCAATTGATGAGGCCAACAGTTTAGAAGCACCTATTAGTGAGGTGGAAATTGTTGAAGCCATTCATGATTGTGGGAGTTCGAAAGCCCCCGGACCGGATGAGTTTAATTTGAGATTTTTCAAAAACTTTTGGGATATCATTAAAGTTGATGTAATCAATGCAATCACTTGGTTTTGGGAAAATGGTGAAATTTTAAAAGGGTGTAATGCTTCGTTTGTTACCTTAATACCTAAGAAAAACTACCCCATTACTCTTAGTGACTATTGTCTGACTAGTCTCATTGGAGGCTTTTATAAAATTGCAGCTACGGTTCTTTCCAATAGACTAAGAAAGGTGATTCCAAGACTTGTAGGTTCAGAATAA